ACGGTGGTTTGATCGCCCAGCTCAACGAATCAGACCGCGCCCAGACCATCATTGAGGCCATTATCCATTTTGCCCGCGAGCTGGGTATTGCCACCATTGCCGAATATGTCTCGAGTGAAGAGCTGCAGGAACGGGTGGTGGCGCTCGGCATTGATTATTCACAGGGCTATCTGTGGGGACGACCCCAGGCGCAGGTTCAACCGAAAAAAACATCCACGATCAGCCACAACATGACTCAGGCTTCTCTCCCGTAAAGACGTTCCCCGACGTTCTTTCTATAAATTCAGCTTTCCCAACATACTGCCTCAGCACCGTTACAAAACGGCAATACATTTTGCGTCTAAAACCTCCTGCAGCAACAGGACCTGTTTTTGTTTGAGCAAAGAAAATGCTGTTAACAAAACTTTACACGAAATACACAGCTCTTAACCGCCGGTTTACCTTGAAGCTGCTACAGTTTTCACATCAACCACGACAGACTGATCGTCTGTCCAACCTCAGGAGTGAATGATGAAAACAAAATTGACCGTCATGTTATGTCTAGCAGCGATGCTGGTCGCCAGTCAGGCCGCGTGGGCGCAACGAGGACAGTGGAACGAACTACAGGGACTTGGGAAAGAAGGCATGGGGATGAGAATGATGGTCTGTGGTCAGGCCCTTCCGTTTCCCACTCATCTGTTGCCGATGATGACCGTGGCTCTTGAACTCAACGCGGACCAGATTGAAAAAATTTCCTCCCTTGAACAAGATTTGCGTAACACTTACAGGCAGCAACGCGATTTGAAAGCTGACCAACGGGCGTTGATGATCCCCACCGCTCAGGGAGAAATCTTCAATGCCAAGGCGTTGCGTCAGGACCTTGCTGCCTTGATGAAACAGAAGGTTGATCTGCTGGTCAAGCGAGCAGAACTGCGAAATGAACTGGCTCAGGTGCTCACCGCCGAGCAGCGGGAAAAATGCCAGGCGATCATGAAGAGTATGGTGCCGCTGGGGCCCCGTCGTGGCATGCCGTCTGCTGACAACGTGCCCCGTCGTGGTTTTGCCGAGCGCAGATAAGACCATTTTATGATGATCCGAGCGGTTGCGCCCGGATCATTGTTTTTTTATTTGCATTGTTGCATTTTGTTCGCCTGTGGGAGAAGAAACGACACCGGGTTTATTCCTTCTGCAGGTTTGTTGTTTGTGGCGATTGCTGATATTGATAAAAGTTAAAATCACTGGTGATACAAAAAAACAACAAAGTGTGACAATAAATACGTCGAAGAGAGTGACGCTGCGTGTGCCTCTGGTGCAGATGGACCGACACCCATGGATGGGTTGGAATAATAACCTTGTGAAAGAATGAATGGGATGTGTTATGGCTTTTTCGATGGAAGCAGAACGGGTGGTGTTGGTATTAACGGATGACGCTCAAAACTGTGATACTACGGTGACCTGCCTGTGTGAAGATGGATTTTCTCCGGCTGTATATCAGACAGCCGAGGAGATCCTTGAAGTTTGCGAGGGACTGGTCCCGGAGTTGGTTGTGATCGATGTCGACGAGTCCTCTCTTGATGTGGCGAGCAGTTGCCGTTTTTTACGTGAACAGTACACGGGCCCACTGGTTGTCCTGGCTGAACATGCCGATGAGATGTTCCAGGTGCTCGGTTTGGAGATGGGCGCGGATGATTTTGTCGTCAAGCCGATCAGTGCGACGTTGTTACGTGCCCGGATTCGTGCCGTATTGCGGCGGCGACAACTTGTGGAAACCGGTGAAGATGCCACGATTACCCTGGGCAGCCTGGAAGTGGATTCGGGCCGTCGTGAGGTGTCGTGTGGGGGGAAAAGCGTTGATTTAACCTCCAAAGAATTTGACCTGCTCTGGTATCTGGCAAGCCATGCTCGCACGGTTCTCAGCCGTGATCAGATTTACGAAGCATTATTCGGCCTTGAGTACAACGGCGTGGATCGCTCCGTGGATATCTATATCTCCCGTTTGCGCAATAAGCTCGGTGAAGATCCGTCCCGACCTCAGTTGTTGAAAACGGTTCGCGGGGTTGGTTACCTGCTCGGTGGCTAAATACGCTCTGTTCTCTCCATCATCCCTTTGGCTGTGAATCCGTCGAAGTGGAGTCTTTCTGATTTAAAAAGCGCTGTCTTTGGACGGCGCTTTTTTTTGTTCGCTATGTAGCCTTGTGTATTTTACAGCTACAAAAGAGCGAATAAACCCATCTTAAAACGGTAAAAACTCAAACAAAACAACTATATAAAGACCGACCCAGCTTTTCGAAAAGAAGAGGGCAGGGTCGTCGTAGGTTACGGCGACCTTCTTGAAAGAGGTGAGATGTCCCTCCTGCGCACCGGTCGTTAGCGCGTTACTGCGTTGCGCACCCGGACGGACGGCATGGCATCCCGCTTCGTACAAGACAGCTCCGACTGATCATGGTTGGAGGATGGCATCGGGCGCCCAGGGAGGGGCGACCAAAGCTGCGTGAGAGACCGGGCGCAGTTTTGACCGCAAGCGACGCGTATGCAGGGCGCTTGTCTGGCTTGGGCAACCCCGGATGGGTTGAAAAGCCACAGTCAATCCCTTTGACGTGGGGAGTGTTCCCCGCAGGAGAGTGAACGATGTCTGTAACGTCGGCAACGGAAACCAGTAGTACCAGTAGTCCCACCTATGCCACCGCTTCGAGCAATACGCTGGGCCAGGACGACTTCCTTGAGCTTCTGATCGCGCAACTCCAGCACCAGGATCCGCTGGAACCGCAGAGCAACACCGAGTTTATTGCTCAGCTGGCGACGTTCAGCTCTTTGGAACAGCAAACCATGACCAACGACAAGCTCGACGGGGTGCTTGCCTCCACCTCCGATATGCAGCAACTGGCGGCCATCGACATGCTGGATCAGGTGGTGGTGGCGCAAAGCGATAATTTCTACCTCAACGGCGATCAGGTGGATGTCGGCTTTTATCTGCCGGAAGACGCCACCTCCGTCACCGTGAACGTCCTCGATGAAGACGATAACGTCGTGGCGACGATCGAACGGACCGATCTCGATGCCGGGGATCATTTTCTCGAATGGGACGGCATGGACAAGGAGGGCAATCCCCTTCCCGAAGGGGAATACGGCCTGGAGGTTGAGGCTTACAGCGCGGACGGCAAGATCGACAATGTCCTGCCGCTGATCAAAACCACCGTGGATGAAGTGGCCATGACCAGCTCCGGCAGTGTGTTGAGCACCGATGCCGGTGAAATCCTGTTGTCTTCCATCTATTCCGTGGAGAGTCCCTGATGGCTGCGCCCGCCGTGAAACCCTCGGCCCGTGAAAACGGCGGTATCCGTTTTTCCGCCCACTCCCGGCAGCGCATGCTCAAGCGGGGACTGCATTTTTCCAGCGCGCAGATGAGCCGGATTGAAGACGCGCTTACCACCCTGCAACACAAAGGCAGCCGCACCTCGGTCGTCATGGTGGATGGCGCGGTGCTGGTGGTCAGTGTCCCCCAGGCGACAGTGGTCACCGTCGTGGATCAGGACGGGTTGCGAGATCAGGTGTTTACCAATATCGACAGTGCGGTTTTTGCCTAACCGCTTTGAACACCGTGCCGTCGCACGGCACCGAGGAGGAAGTCATGGGACTTACCAGTACCTTATATAGCGGCATCAGCGGCTTGCAGACCAATGCCGAGGCCATGAGCGTCACCGGCAATAATATTTCCAACAGCAACACCATCGGCTACAAATCCAGCTCAACGGTGTTTTCCGACATGCTGTCGGCGACGATCTCCACCACCGGCACCAGCGTCAATCAGGTCGGGCGTGGCTCCGAGCTGACCACGGTGCGCAGTAATTTCAGTCAGGGCTCGTTCCAGAGCACCTCCAGTGACACCGACCTGGCCGTTGAAGGAGCGGGGTTCTTCATGCTCAGTGCCGCCGGGACCGATGAAGTGGTCTATACCCGCAACGGCGCGTTTCACTTTGATCCGGGTGGTTATCTGGTCAATGCCGACGGCTACCGGGTTCAGGGTCAGCTGTTTGATGACGACGGCACCCCCGGCGGCGGCGACCCGGTGGATATTCGGGTCAACCTGACCAGCCAAGTGCCGGCTCTGCAGACCTCCAACATCATTCTCACCACCAATCTCAACTCCGGTGAAGAGGTGATCAGCGGCGGCTTCGATCTCGGCGATCCAGCGGGCAGCTCCAACTATTCGACCTCGACGCCGATCTATGATGCCCTCGGCGAGACCCATTTGGCCACCACCTATTTCACCAAAACCGGTGATCAGACCTGGGAATGGAACACAGTCGTCGACAGTGTCGATCTCGATCCCTCCGTGGCCAGCAGTGAAGAATCCACGGTGATCGGCACCGGCACCTTAACCTTTGACGATGACGGTCAAATGATCGGCACCAGCGGGTTTGATCTCAATGAAACGACGCTGATGTGGGCCAATGGCGCCGATTCGACCCAGAATATCGCCATCGAGTTCGACACCACCCAATTCAGCCGCACCTCCACGGTGTATTCCCAGGATCAGGACGGCTATGCACCGGGCGAGGTGGTTGAAACCTCGATCAATAGTGACGGGGTGGTCAGTGTCAGCTATTCCAACGGCGAGACTCGCGATATTGCCACCATCACGTTGGCGACCTTTGCCAATCCCGGCGGTCTGGTCAAGGAGGGCAACAGTCTCTACTCGGCCAGCCGTTATTCCGGCAATCCGCAGATCGGCACGCCCGGACCCTCGCAGGGGGTCATTTATACCAATTCCCTCGAACTGTCCAACGTCGATCTGTCGCAGGAGTTTGTCGACATGATCACCATCCAGAACGGGTATTCTGCCAACTCGAAGGTGATCACCACCACTGATGAAATGCTGCAGGAAGTGATCAACCTGATTCGTTGATGGCGAATCAAGACGTGCGAAGGATGGGGCCATGAGCTGTGAATTGAACAATCATCTGGAAAAGTTGAAACTCTTGTTGCAGCGTGAACGCGACTGCGCCATCCGTCT
This region of uncultured Desulfuromonas sp. genomic DNA includes:
- a CDS encoding Spy/CpxP family protein refolding chaperone produces the protein MMKTKLTVMLCLAAMLVASQAAWAQRGQWNELQGLGKEGMGMRMMVCGQALPFPTHLLPMMTVALELNADQIEKISSLEQDLRNTYRQQRDLKADQRALMIPTAQGEIFNAKALRQDLAALMKQKVDLLVKRAELRNELAQVLTAEQREKCQAIMKSMVPLGPRRGMPSADNVPRRGFAERR
- a CDS encoding response regulator transcription factor, translated to MAFSMEAERVVLVLTDDAQNCDTTVTCLCEDGFSPAVYQTAEEILEVCEGLVPELVVIDVDESSLDVASSCRFLREQYTGPLVVLAEHADEMFQVLGLEMGADDFVVKPISATLLRARIRAVLRRRQLVETGEDATITLGSLEVDSGRREVSCGGKSVDLTSKEFDLLWYLASHARTVLSRDQIYEALFGLEYNGVDRSVDIYISRLRNKLGEDPSRPQLLKTVRGVGYLLGG
- a CDS encoding flagellar hook capping FlgD N-terminal domain-containing protein, coding for MSVTSATETSSTSSPTYATASSNTLGQDDFLELLIAQLQHQDPLEPQSNTEFIAQLATFSSLEQQTMTNDKLDGVLASTSDMQQLAAIDMLDQVVVAQSDNFYLNGDQVDVGFYLPEDATSVTVNVLDEDDNVVATIERTDLDAGDHFLEWDGMDKEGNPLPEGEYGLEVEAYSADGKIDNVLPLIKTTVDEVAMTSSGSVLSTDAGEILLSSIYSVESP
- a CDS encoding TIGR02530 family flagellar biosynthesis protein, with product MAAPAVKPSARENGGIRFSAHSRQRMLKRGLHFSSAQMSRIEDALTTLQHKGSRTSVVMVDGAVLVVSVPQATVVTVVDQDGLRDQVFTNIDSAVFA
- a CDS encoding flagellar hook protein FlgE, with product MGLTSTLYSGISGLQTNAEAMSVTGNNISNSNTIGYKSSSTVFSDMLSATISTTGTSVNQVGRGSELTTVRSNFSQGSFQSTSSDTDLAVEGAGFFMLSAAGTDEVVYTRNGAFHFDPGGYLVNADGYRVQGQLFDDDGTPGGGDPVDIRVNLTSQVPALQTSNIILTTNLNSGEEVISGGFDLGDPAGSSNYSTSTPIYDALGETHLATTYFTKTGDQTWEWNTVVDSVDLDPSVASSEESTVIGTGTLTFDDDGQMIGTSGFDLNETTLMWANGADSTQNIAIEFDTTQFSRTSTVYSQDQDGYAPGEVVETSINSDGVVSVSYSNGETRDIATITLATFANPGGLVKEGNSLYSASRYSGNPQIGTPGPSQGVIYTNSLELSNVDLSQEFVDMITIQNGYSANSKVITTTDEMLQEVINLIR